One stretch of Sinorhizobium meliloti DNA includes these proteins:
- the repC gene encoding plasmid replication protein RepC produces MQVGNVTTPFGRRSVTLAQIKGQMRTAEIKAGKKADKWKVFHDACDARAVLGIQDRALAVLDALLTFYPDNELCEERGLVVFPSNDQLSVRAHGIAGTTLRRHLAALVDAGLIQRKDSANGKRYARKDETGGIEEAFGFSLAPLLARAEELAHAAQQVAAERKRFRITKEALSICRRDVRKLISAAAEEGAAGDWGHIEEMFLGLTGRIPRTPTVADLQQILEEMEMLREEIINRLEIQENSENMDSNAVQNERHLQNSNTESSNELEPSSGKEQGAKSSQAIRPTKEPTKAFPLGMVLQACPGIRDYGPSGNVESWRDLMSAAVVVRSMLGVSPSAYQDACEILGPQNAAAVVACILERAGHIENAGGYLRNLTRKATCGEFSLGPMLMALLRANGATGRKAS; encoded by the coding sequence ATGCAGGTTGGAAATGTGACGACGCCCTTCGGGCGGCGGTCGGTTACGCTTGCCCAAATTAAAGGGCAGATGCGGACGGCCGAAATAAAAGCCGGCAAGAAAGCCGACAAATGGAAGGTGTTTCACGACGCTTGCGATGCGAGGGCGGTGCTCGGCATCCAGGACCGTGCTCTGGCGGTCCTGGATGCGCTGTTGACGTTCTACCCGGACAACGAGCTTTGCGAGGAGCGGGGTCTCGTTGTATTCCCGTCGAACGACCAGCTTTCGGTCCGCGCACACGGCATCGCCGGCACGACTCTGCGCCGGCATCTTGCCGCGCTTGTCGACGCCGGCCTGATCCAGCGCAAGGACAGCGCCAACGGTAAGCGCTACGCCCGGAAGGACGAAACTGGCGGAATCGAAGAGGCGTTCGGCTTCAGCCTAGCGCCGCTGCTTGCGCGCGCCGAGGAGCTCGCGCACGCCGCGCAGCAGGTGGCGGCCGAGCGCAAGCGGTTCCGCATCACTAAGGAAGCGCTGTCGATCTGCCGGCGCGACGTCCGCAAGTTGATCAGCGCTGCGGCAGAGGAGGGGGCTGCCGGCGACTGGGGACACATCGAGGAGATGTTCCTCGGCCTGACCGGGCGTATCCCCCGCACGCCGACGGTTGCCGACCTACAGCAAATCCTCGAGGAAATGGAGATGCTGCGCGAGGAAATCATCAACCGGCTGGAAATTCAGGAAAATTCCGAAAATATGGACAGCAATGCTGTTCAAAATGAACGTCACTTACAGAATTCAAATACCGAATCCAGCAATGAACTTGAACCTAGCTCCGGAAAAGAGCAGGGGGCGAAATCGAGCCAAGCCATCCGGCCGACAAAAGAGCCGACAAAGGCATTTCCGCTTGGTATGGTGCTGCAGGCATGCCCAGGTATCCGCGACTATGGGCCGAGCGGTAATGTCGAAAGCTGGCGAGACCTGATGTCGGCTGCGGTGGTTGTCCGATCGATGCTCGGCGTCAGCCCCAGCGCCTATCAGGACGCCTGCGAGATCCTTGGACCGCAGAACGCCGCGGCGGTTGTCGCCTGTATCCTCGAAAGGGCAGGGCACATAGAGAACGCCGGCGGCTACTTGCGCAATCTGACACGCAAGGCTACCTGCGGCGAGTTCTCGCTTGGGCCAATGTTGATGGCGTTGTTGCGGGCGAACGGCGCCACGGGCCGTAAGGCTTCGTAG
- a CDS encoding nucleotidyl transferase AbiEii/AbiGii toxin family protein produces MIDSWTFGGGTALMLQIDHRESFDVDIFLDDPQLLPYLNPKTQGYALDINPDGYESDGSRTLKIVFENVGEIDFICAPSLTGNPTVRAEVRGRHVLLETPGEIIAKKVYYRGAAMQPRDMFDIACVMKTHGVEYLDEALKAFHDKCEAALKVARQMNPRFAETIMTRLLYREGFSDIPRVAQSMTIELLETICTGAKT; encoded by the coding sequence ATGATCGACAGTTGGACTTTTGGGGGCGGTACAGCCCTGATGCTCCAGATCGATCACCGTGAGAGTTTCGACGTCGACATCTTCCTCGATGATCCGCAACTTCTGCCATACCTGAATCCGAAGACACAGGGATACGCTCTCGACATCAACCCTGACGGCTATGAGTCCGATGGATCGCGGACATTGAAGATTGTTTTCGAGAACGTTGGCGAAATCGACTTTATCTGTGCCCCTAGCCTGACCGGCAATCCGACGGTGAGAGCGGAGGTGCGCGGACGACACGTTCTGCTCGAGACCCCCGGCGAGATCATCGCCAAGAAGGTTTACTACCGCGGTGCCGCGATGCAGCCCCGCGACATGTTCGACATCGCTTGCGTCATGAAAACTCACGGCGTGGAGTACCTCGATGAGGCCTTAAAGGCCTTCCACGATAAATGCGAGGCGGCGCTAAAAGTTGCTCGCCAGATGAACCCGCGGTTCGCGGAAACCATCATGACGAGACTTCTGTACCGAGAGGGCTTCTCCGATATTCCGCGCGTGGCTCAGTCAATGACGATTGAACTCCTGGAAACCATCTGCACTGGCGCAAAGACGTAG
- a CDS encoding site-specific integrase translates to MTIVPSTPIASRAEELDALDAILPFDRRDQLAALLTDDDVATLKHLAQEGMGENTLRALASDLGYLEAWCRLATGDPLPWPAPEALLLKFVAHHLWDPVKRAEDSSHGMPADVEVGLRAERLLRADGPHAPGTVRRRLTSWSILTRWRGFTGAFGAPSLKSAVRLAVKASNRPRQRKSKKAVTLDILTKLLEACAGDRLVDARDRALLLAAFASGGRRRSEVAALRVEDLADEEPVRANPADENSPPLPCLSIRLGRTKTTTADENEHVLLIGRPVTVLKRWLSDAQIKDGPVFRRIDQWGNIDRRALTPQSVNLVLKARCEQAGLDPALFSAHGLRSGYLTEAANRGIPLPEAMQQSLHKSVTQAASYYNNAERKNGRAARLIV, encoded by the coding sequence ATGACGATCGTGCCATCGACACCCATTGCCAGCCGCGCCGAAGAACTCGACGCGCTCGACGCCATCCTGCCCTTCGACCGCCGCGACCAGCTCGCCGCGCTGCTGACTGACGACGACGTCGCCACACTCAAACACCTGGCGCAGGAGGGCATGGGCGAGAATACGCTACGCGCGCTGGCCTCCGACCTCGGTTACCTCGAGGCCTGGTGCCGCCTCGCCACCGGTGACCCCCTCCCCTGGCCGGCGCCGGAAGCACTGCTCCTGAAGTTCGTCGCCCATCACCTCTGGGATCCGGTCAAGCGCGCCGAGGATTCGAGCCATGGCATGCCAGCGGATGTCGAGGTCGGATTGCGCGCCGAGCGCCTGCTCAGGGCCGACGGGCCACACGCGCCGGGCACGGTGCGGCGGCGGCTGACCTCCTGGTCGATCCTCACCCGTTGGCGCGGTTTCACCGGCGCCTTCGGTGCACCGTCGCTGAAGAGCGCAGTGAGGCTGGCGGTCAAGGCGAGCAACCGCCCGCGCCAGCGCAAGAGCAAGAAGGCGGTAACCCTCGATATCCTGACGAAACTGCTTGAGGCCTGCGCCGGTGATAGACTTGTGGATGCACGCGACCGGGCACTGCTTTTAGCCGCCTTCGCTTCCGGCGGCCGGCGCCGTTCGGAAGTGGCGGCGCTGCGCGTCGAGGATCTCGCCGACGAGGAGCCGGTGCGCGCCAATCCCGCCGACGAAAACTCCCCTCCCCTGCCCTGCCTGTCGATCCGCCTCGGCCGCACCAAGACGACGACCGCCGATGAGAACGAACATGTGCTGTTGATCGGCCGGCCGGTGACCGTGTTGAAGCGATGGCTGTCCGACGCGCAAATCAAGGACGGCCCGGTGTTCCGGCGCATCGATCAGTGGGGCAACATCGACCGACGGGCGCTGACGCCGCAGTCTGTCAATCTGGTCCTGAAAGCACGCTGTGAACAGGCCGGCCTTGATCCGGCGCTGTTTTCGGCCCATGGGCTGAGATCCGGCTATCTGACCGAGGCTGCCAACCGCGGCATCCCTCTTCCAGAGGCGATGCAGCAGTCGCTGCACAAATCGGTGACCCAGGCGGCCAGCTATTACAACAATGCGGAACGAAAGAATGGACGGGCGGCCCGGCTGATCGTCTAA
- a CDS encoding type II toxin-antitoxin system VapC family toxin yields MKVLLDSHAVYWWTIGSDRLSLTARSLIEDKANTILVSAVSFYELDNKMRLKKLDLKPQELRAAVSVSGLQTLAITDLHAELAAAFEWDHRDPWDRILAAQARLEHCALVSVDGAFDAVLHERVW; encoded by the coding sequence ATGAAGGTGCTGCTCGACAGCCACGCGGTCTACTGGTGGACAATCGGCAGTGACCGCCTTTCCTTAACGGCACGATCGCTGATTGAGGACAAGGCAAACACCATCCTTGTCAGCGCTGTCTCCTTCTACGAGCTGGACAACAAGATGCGGCTGAAAAAGCTTGATCTCAAACCACAGGAGTTGCGTGCCGCAGTCTCGGTTAGCGGTTTGCAGACCCTTGCCATCACCGATTTGCATGCCGAACTGGCGGCCGCTTTCGAATGGGATCACCGCGATCCGTGGGACCGCATACTCGCCGCACAGGCGCGGCTCGAACATTGCGCCCTTGTTTCAGTCGACGGCGCCTTCGATGCGGTGCTGCATGAACGGGTTTGGTAG
- a CDS encoding type II toxin-antitoxin system Phd/YefM family antitoxin — MPQTTYKISEARKHFAEVLERANQGEEITIMRGNEVYARIGPADGGKRPFGLLRQRGLPDDLFDEVDAEQAAIDAGDWNDDVGIWRGGPDGRETSK, encoded by the coding sequence ATGCCCCAGACCACGTACAAGATCAGTGAAGCCCGCAAGCATTTCGCCGAGGTGCTCGAACGCGCCAACCAGGGCGAGGAAATCACGATTATGCGCGGCAACGAAGTCTATGCACGCATCGGGCCGGCCGATGGCGGAAAACGCCCCTTCGGCCTCCTTCGCCAGCGCGGTCTGCCTGATGACCTGTTCGACGAGGTCGACGCTGAGCAGGCTGCAATCGACGCCGGCGACTGGAATGACGATGTCGGCATCTGGCGGGGCGGACCCGACGGCCGCGAGACCTCCAAATGA